One Bartonella tribocorum CIP 105476 genomic window carries:
- a CDS encoding L,D-transpeptidase, producing the protein MLSRCAFLIAALLALAGCATHQSDMSSASFQQARYIPPEIQALYGPVTDETYQLPAVDLATIDPKYWRQEVIYYTSYPPGTLVIDTQECFLYLIGENGKALRYGIGVGKEGLAFEGEGVVQRKRRWPNWAPTAAMMTREPERYGHLGKGMPPGPDNPLGARALYLFKNGKDTLFRIHGSHESWSIGRAISSGCIRLLNQDIIDLYDRVPVGSRVVVLQNNRSMPTVYSQQTNGYDPLQSTIQPDDF; encoded by the coding sequence GTGTTATCTCGTTGTGCCTTTTTAATTGCAGCACTTTTAGCTTTAGCTGGATGTGCTACACATCAGTCAGATATGTCATCGGCTTCTTTTCAACAAGCTCGATACATTCCACCAGAAATACAGGCTTTGTATGGTCCTGTAACCGATGAGACTTATCAGTTACCTGCTGTTGATCTTGCGACAATTGATCCAAAATATTGGCGACAAGAAGTTATTTATTATACATCTTATCCCCCTGGAACATTGGTTATCGATACGCAAGAATGTTTTCTTTACCTTATTGGTGAAAATGGAAAAGCTTTGCGTTATGGGATTGGGGTCGGTAAAGAAGGCCTAGCATTTGAAGGTGAGGGGGTTGTACAGCGCAAGCGTCGGTGGCCAAATTGGGCTCCTACTGCAGCAATGATGACTCGAGAACCAGAACGTTATGGTCATTTGGGGAAAGGAATGCCACCAGGACCTGATAATCCATTGGGTGCGCGCGCGCTTTATCTTTTCAAAAATGGGAAAGATACACTTTTCCGTATTCATGGTTCACATGAATCGTGGTCAATTGGGCGTGCTATATCAAGCGGGTGTATCCGTTTACTCAATCAAGATATCATTGATCTTTATGATCGTGTTCCCGTTGGTTCGCGTGTCGTGGTATTGCAAAACAATAGGAGTATGCCTACAGTTTACAGCCAACAAACTAATGGCTACGATCCACTACAATCAACCATTCAGCCAGATGATTTTTAA